The genomic region GATTATCCATATATCTTAAAAATCTTATAAATCAATGGCTGTCTTAAATGATTTTCGGAAATTTAATAAAAATCAATTTCGCGACCACGGCATTTATAATTAATTATGAGCAAAACAATCATTATTTCCAACCGCTTACCATTGCAAATTTCTATTTCTGAAGATCATCTCGAAGTAACACCTAGTGTGGGAGGACTCGCAACAGGCTTAAAATCATTTCATAAAGATGGAGACAGTATCTGGATAGGATGGCCAGGAATGACTGAAGAGGAAATTCCCGAAAATCTGAAGGATGAAGTTCAGCAGAAGGCCCGGGAAGAAAATTGTGTAGCCGTCCATCTAAATGCCAATGAGATCGACGGCTTTTATTATGGCTTTAGTAATCGTACTATCTGGCCTCTATTCCATTATTTTATGGAGTATACTGAATCTGACGATGATTACTGGCATACCTACAAGGAAGTAAATCAAAAGTATGCAGATGAAATATTGAAACATTATAAAGAAGGTGATGTCATCTGGGTTCATGATTATCAACTTTTACTGGTTCCTAATATGGTAAGAGAACAGGCACCAGATGCTATCATTGGATTCTTCAATCATATCCCATTCCCTTCTTATGAAGTTTTTAGAACGCTTCCATGGAGAGATGAAGTTTTACAGGGAATGCTTGGGGCTGATCTTATTGGTTTTCACACCTATGATTATGAAAGACATTTTTTAAGTTCGGTAAGTCGTATTCTGCGACACCAGGTAGATTTTAACCAGATCACCCTCCCAGACAGGATCGTTAAAGTAGATTCTTTCCCTATGGGTATCGATTACAAGAAGTTTGAGCAGGCTGCACTTGATCATTACGAAAGCACTTCCGCAGACCAGTCTGAATTACAAAAAAGACTGGACCACCATTTAGAATCTACACCAGATGCCAAATTGATCCTTAGTATAGACAGACTGGATTATACTAAAGGTATTGCACACCGTATAAGAGCTTATGAATACTTCCTGGACAAGAACCCGGAGTATATTGAAAAAGTAAGGCTGGTGATGCTGGCTGTGCCATCGAGATCTAATGTACCACAGTATAGAAGGCTGAAACGTGAAATTGATGAATTGGTTGGACGCATCAACGGTAAATTTTCTACCGTGAGCTGGACACCTATCTGGTATTTCTATCGTTCCATGCCTTTTGAAAACCTGATCGACCTTTATACTACCTGTGAGATCGCCCTACTAACACCAATTCGTGATGGAATGAATCTGGTAGCTAAGGAGTATATCGCAACGCGAACAGATCATACAGGAGTTCTGATCCTAAGTGAAATGGCCGGAGCTGCCCATGAAATGAACGAAGCGCTAATAATTAATCCTAATAATTTTGAGCAGGTGGCCGAAGCCTTAAAAACCGCGTTTGAAATGCCTAAGGAAGAGCAGATCGAAAGAAATAAGATGCTTCAGAAGCGATTAAGGCGGTATAGTGTAGAAAAATGGGCAGGTGATTTTATGAAATCTCTTAGATCCACCAAAGAGAACAGAGAGTCCTTTCAATCCATTAAGATCAATTCTGAAATTTCACAGGAGATCATGACTAAATTTCAGCAAGCCAAAAGAAGGATTTTATTTATTGATTATGATGGAACATTAGTGAACTTTACAGACAAACCAGAGAACGCCCGCCCAGATGCCGATCTTAAAGAACTTATACGTGAACTTAATGCAGATGATAAAACCGATGTTATATTAATAAGCGGTAGAGATAAAGATACTTTGGGAACATGGTGGAAAGATGTACCGATAGAACTAATTTCTGAACATGGAGTTTGGATGAGACAGATTGATGGAGAATGGGAACTTTCAGAGAATGTAAAAAGTGAATGGATGGATGCAGTTCGTCCTGTGATCGAAAATTTTGTGGATAGAACACCAGGTACATTCATAGAAGAAAAGAATTACTCTCTGGCATGGCACTACAGAAAGGCAGATCCAGAACTAGGAGAGATTCGTGCCAATGAATTGAGCAACACTTTAAAAGAGCTTATTTCCAATCGTGGACTAAGCGTTCTGGAAGGAAATAAAGTGTTGGAGATTAAGAGTAGCGGTGTGAATAAAGGAAAGGCCTCTACTAAAAAACTGGTAGGTAAGGATTACGATTTTATTTTCGCAATTGGTGACGATTGGACAGATGAGTATATGTTTGAAGATCTTCCGGAAGATAGCGTTACCGTTAAAGTAGGTATTAAGAAAACAAGTGCCAGATACTATGTGGAGGGTACTCCGAAAGTTCGAACCTTACTGGAAAAATTCAGAGCAAATAGTTGAACGATTTTAGGTGTTAAATAATTTGTGAATTCTATTTAAAGTTTAGATATACATTAACTAGCAGAAGATGGCCTAGGTTCAAATTCTCTTTAATTTAGCAGCTGAATTTAAATCGAACCAATTTAAAACCAAATTCTATGAAATCAGGAAAATTATTATTGGGACTAGTATCAGGAGCAGCTGCAGGAGCAGTACTTGGATTACTATACGCACCAAAAAAAGGAACAGAAACGAGAAAAACTATTGCTGATACCAGCAACGGTTATATCAAAGACGCTAACAAAGGAATCAACGATTTTACTGATTCTTTGAGCCACAAGATGGAAGCTCTTAAATCTAAGACTAAGGCAGGTTTTGCCAGCAATAAGTCTGAAGAAAAGATCAACCAGGCTAAAGCAGAAATGCACGAAATGCAAGCCTAATTTTATTGGATCATAAAGATCAATAAATTAAAGCTCCGGTAACACCGGGGCTTTCTTATTTTATAGAGTTAAATAACTTCCCTATTTTTAAAAGAAATTTCCATTTATGATGAAAACTACCTTTAAGACTGCTATCCTAATACTAGGATTATGCATCATATCCATTAATTCCAAAGCTCAGAACACAGATCAAAAAATCTACGAGATCATTCAGAATGTAAGTGCAGATCGTATCGAAAACGATATCCGTAAACTTGCGGGTTTCGGTACACGAAATACGTTTAGTGATACAGTATCTGAAACTCGTGGAATTGGGGCTGCCAGACGTTGGATAAAATCTGAATTTGACAAAATCTCTACAGATTGTAATGATTGTCTCGATGTGTTTTATCAAAAAGATTATGTGACTCCCAAAGACGGACAAAGAATTCCAAAGGAAGCATGGGTAGTTAACGTAGTTGCGATCCAGAAAGGAAGTAAGTACCCTAATCGTTATGTCATCATGAGCGGTGATATTGATTCAAGAAATGGCGATACCATGGATTTCACTACAGATGCTCCCGGAGCGAACGATAATGCCAGCGGAATGGCTGGAACCTTGGAAGCCGCGAGAGTCTTATCAAAT from Christiangramia sp. OXR-203 harbors:
- a CDS encoding bifunctional alpha,alpha-trehalose-phosphate synthase (UDP-forming)/trehalose-phosphatase, whose protein sequence is MSKTIIISNRLPLQISISEDHLEVTPSVGGLATGLKSFHKDGDSIWIGWPGMTEEEIPENLKDEVQQKAREENCVAVHLNANEIDGFYYGFSNRTIWPLFHYFMEYTESDDDYWHTYKEVNQKYADEILKHYKEGDVIWVHDYQLLLVPNMVREQAPDAIIGFFNHIPFPSYEVFRTLPWRDEVLQGMLGADLIGFHTYDYERHFLSSVSRILRHQVDFNQITLPDRIVKVDSFPMGIDYKKFEQAALDHYESTSADQSELQKRLDHHLESTPDAKLILSIDRLDYTKGIAHRIRAYEYFLDKNPEYIEKVRLVMLAVPSRSNVPQYRRLKREIDELVGRINGKFSTVSWTPIWYFYRSMPFENLIDLYTTCEIALLTPIRDGMNLVAKEYIATRTDHTGVLILSEMAGAAHEMNEALIINPNNFEQVAEALKTAFEMPKEEQIERNKMLQKRLRRYSVEKWAGDFMKSLRSTKENRESFQSIKINSEISQEIMTKFQQAKRRILFIDYDGTLVNFTDKPENARPDADLKELIRELNADDKTDVILISGRDKDTLGTWWKDVPIELISEHGVWMRQIDGEWELSENVKSEWMDAVRPVIENFVDRTPGTFIEEKNYSLAWHYRKADPELGEIRANELSNTLKELISNRGLSVLEGNKVLEIKSSGVNKGKASTKKLVGKDYDFIFAIGDDWTDEYMFEDLPEDSVTVKVGIKKTSARYYVEGTPKVRTLLEKFRANS
- a CDS encoding YtxH domain-containing protein codes for the protein MKSGKLLLGLVSGAAAGAVLGLLYAPKKGTETRKTIADTSNGYIKDANKGINDFTDSLSHKMEALKSKTKAGFASNKSEEKINQAKAEMHEMQA